Proteins from one Litoribrevibacter albus genomic window:
- a CDS encoding UDP-2,3-diacylglucosamine diphosphatase — MSTLFISDLHLHEGRPDLTRAFFLFLENQLQPNDTLYILGDFFEVSVGDDLLSSFQLDVCEKLSQLASRSIKTYFMHGNRDFMLGKRFSQLAQVELLPDPIVHKIGLVEFLLSHGDLWCTSDENYQKYRRIVRNPIVQWLFLRLPKKVRNNIGQKLRNKSKGRDIQDYSILDVTPETIEQEMLDRKIPIVIHGHTHRPARHPLPEVALALHSTHAERIVLGDWDKKGWYLKLDQGRFDLIDFEITPI, encoded by the coding sequence ATGAGCACTCTGTTTATATCAGATTTACATCTGCATGAAGGACGCCCGGATCTCACCCGGGCGTTTTTTCTATTTCTGGAAAATCAGCTTCAGCCCAACGATACCCTTTATATTCTGGGTGATTTCTTTGAAGTCTCTGTTGGAGACGACTTACTCTCATCATTTCAATTGGACGTCTGTGAAAAACTAAGTCAGTTAGCAAGTCGTTCAATTAAAACCTATTTCATGCACGGTAATCGTGACTTCATGCTTGGTAAGCGATTCAGCCAGTTAGCCCAAGTTGAGTTACTGCCTGATCCTATTGTCCATAAAATCGGACTGGTGGAATTCCTGCTGTCACATGGTGACCTGTGGTGCACAAGTGATGAAAACTACCAAAAATATCGTCGCATTGTTCGTAACCCGATTGTCCAATGGCTGTTTTTAAGACTTCCCAAAAAAGTTCGTAATAACATCGGACAGAAGTTACGAAATAAAAGCAAAGGAAGGGATATTCAGGACTACAGCATTCTTGATGTTACACCTGAAACAATTGAGCAGGAAATGCTCGATAGGAAGATCCCGATCGTCATTCATGGTCACACCCACAGACCTGCCCGCCACCCACTTCCTGAAGTCGCATTAGCCTTGCATTCCACACATGCAGAACGAATCGTCTTGGGCGATTGGGATAAAAAAGGCTGGTACCTTAAGTTAGATCAAGGCCGATTCGACTTAATTGATTTTGAAATTACGCCGATCTGA
- a CDS encoding peptidylprolyl isomerase gives MIRLTTNFGNIDIQLDFEKAPETAKNFEEYVKSGFYDGVIFHRVINGFMIQGGGFEPGMKEKRTNDPIKNEANNGLSNMTGTIAMARTMDPHSASAQFFINVSDNTFLDHTAETMEGWGYAVFGKVVEGMDIVEQIKKVPTTMAMGHQDVPVEDVIIEKAEVVEE, from the coding sequence AACATCGACATCCAACTCGACTTCGAAAAAGCACCAGAAACAGCGAAAAACTTCGAAGAATATGTAAAAAGCGGCTTCTATGATGGCGTGATCTTCCACCGTGTTATTAATGGTTTCATGATTCAAGGCGGTGGCTTTGAGCCAGGAATGAAAGAAAAGCGCACAAACGACCCAATCAAGAACGAAGCGAACAACGGTCTAAGCAACATGACTGGTACGATCGCAATGGCTCGCACTATGGATCCACACTCTGCGTCTGCTCAGTTCTTCATTAACGTATCTGACAACACTTTCCTTGATCACACAGCTGAAACAATGGAAGGCTGGGGTTATGCAGTATTCGGTAAAGTCGTTGAAGGCATGGACATTGTTGAGCAAATCAAGAAAGTGCCAACGACTATGGCGATGGGTCACCAAGACGTTCCTGTTGAAGACGTTATCATCGAAAAAGCAGAAGTTGTCGAAGAATAA